From Oscillatoria sp. FACHB-1407, a single genomic window includes:
- a CDS encoding DUF3611 family protein: protein METQSAIKLPEFKLRKFANRLRVTGWISFVIQLLLAIATGLSLMLAIQNPNLTEATTPGIAVGVFWAICGFITLLGGIYLAFRLIYLSRQLRLASLRSTSAVQPGKPEVTKALRTAIIVGLVGMLLMILGEGITLIALLVKAATQPQPGYIYDANQLIRSLDILIAASNISGIAAHFTGMLASLSLLVWLRQQ, encoded by the coding sequence ATGGAGACTCAATCAGCAATTAAACTTCCCGAATTCAAACTCCGCAAGTTTGCCAATCGTCTTAGGGTTACAGGATGGATTAGTTTTGTTATCCAATTGCTCTTGGCGATCGCCACGGGGTTATCTCTGATGCTTGCCATTCAGAACCCCAATCTCACGGAGGCAACTACCCCCGGCATTGCAGTTGGAGTGTTTTGGGCTATTTGTGGATTCATCACGCTACTGGGCGGCATCTATCTCGCTTTTCGTCTAATCTATCTATCTCGGCAGCTTCGGCTTGCGTCGTTGCGTTCGACTTCTGCTGTGCAACCCGGCAAGCCAGAAGTCACTAAAGCCTTACGAACCGCAATTATTGTGGGCTTGGTTGGTATGCTCCTCATGATCTTAGGGGAAGGAATTACCTTGATTGCGTTGCTCGTCAAAGCGGCTACACAACCGCAACCGGGTTATATCTACGACGCCAATCAACTTATTCGTTCACTTGACATTCTTATAGCCGCTTCTAATATCAGCGGTATTGCTGCTCACTTTACTGGAATGCTTGCTTCATTGAGTTTATTAGTTTGGTTGAGACAACAATAA